In Amaranthus tricolor cultivar Red isolate AtriRed21 chromosome 3, ASM2621246v1, whole genome shotgun sequence, a single window of DNA contains:
- the LOC130808084 gene encoding horcolin-like produces the protein MAQAVVKKQVIEQYGPYGSQLPENYRFQLAEGEKFCQVTVRHGYIVDAIGFKVAKPDGSTYSVSFGGNGGQESKIDFVDGEYLIGVSGTYGNYQDQKDQCLIATLKIHTNLNPNGYGPYGQGKDVTNVQKFNSPMLIDGPMVGVFGRHNNYLESLGVLIRKEFPN, from the exons ATGGCTCAAGCAGTTGTCAAG AAACAAGTGATCGAGCAATACGGGCCTTATGGGTCTCAACTGCCAGAAAACTACCGCTTCCAGCTTGCTGAGGGTGAAAAATTCTGTCAAGTTACAGTAAGGCATGGATACATTGTTGACGCGATCGGATTCAAAGTTGCTAAGCCAGATGGGAGCACCTACAGTGTCAGCTTTGGTGGCAATGGCGGACAAGAATCCAAG ATTGATTTCGTTGATGGTGAGTACTTAATTGGTGTGAGTGGAACATATGGTAACTACCAAGACCAGAAAGACCAATGCTTGATTGCTACACTTAAGATACACACCAACTTAAACCCGAATGGTTACGGGCCATATGGACAAGGAAAAGATGTTACCAATGTTCAGAAGTTCAATTctccaatgctcattgatgGACCCATGGTTGGTGTCTTTGGAAGGCACAACAACTATCTCGAGTCCCTTGGAGTTCTCATCAGGAAG
- the LOC130808087 gene encoding horcolin-like — protein sequence MAQAVVKKQVIEQYGPYGSQLPENYRFQLAEGEKFCQVTVRHGYIVDAIGFKVAKPDGSTYSVSFGGNGGQESKIDFVDGEYLIGVSGTYGNYQDQKDQCLIATLKIHTNLNPNGYGPYGQGKDVTNVQKFNSPMLIDGPMVGVFGRHNNYLESLGVLIRKEFPN from the exons ATGGCTCAAGCAGTTGTCAAG AAACAAGTGATCGAGCAATACGGGCCTTATGGGTCTCAACTGCCAGAAAACTACCGCTTCCAGCTTGCTGAGGGTGAAAAATTCTGTCAAGTTACAGTAAGGCATGGATACATTGTTGACGCGATCGGATTCAAAGTTGCTAAGCCAGATGGGAGCACCTACAGTGTCAGCTTTGGTGGCAATGGCGGACAAGAATCCAAG ATTGATTTCGTTGATGGTGAGTACTTAATTGGTGTGAGTGGAACATATGGTAACTACCAAGACCAGAAAGACCAATGCTTGATTGCTACACTTAAGATACACACCAACTTAAACCCGAATGGTTACGGGCCATATGGACAAGGAAAAGATGTTACCAATGTTCAGAAGTTCAATTctccaatgctcattgatgGACCCATGGTTGGTGTCTTTGGAAGGCACAACAACTATCTCGAGTCCCTTGGAGTTCTCATCAGGAAG GAATTCCCAAACTAA
- the LOC130808086 gene encoding protein GOS9-like, with product MIFFNLQTQQKKMAKDLEKHGPYGSSEGEKWCLMLDHGGRISEVIIKSGSVIDSIAFTTIKPTDCGCGYSATHTKFGGNGGKPNLITFQCDEYITHFSGSLGQWDGQRVVAKMKIHTNLRPDGYGSYGNGDHVHNITNFESPPLSDGGVVGLFGTHSKYLHSIGVYGQKNQIIEKYGPYGSQCATNWSIMLEECESIKEVIIRHANIVDGIGFVILDAGGCNTIKNVIGGLGGKVSKVFL from the exons ATGATCTTTTTCAATTTACAAACTCAACAGAAAAAAATGGCTAAAGATCTGGAGAAG CACGGACCGTACGGTTCCTCGGAAGGTGAAAAGTGGTGCCTAATGCTTGATCATGGTGGGCGTATAAGCGAAGTGATTATAAAGAGTGGATCAGTTATTGATTCAATTGCATTCACTACAATCAAGCCCACTGACTGTGGTTGTGGATACTCTGCTACTCATACAAAATTTGGTGGCAATGGAGGGAAACCCAACCTG ATTACATTTCAATGTGACGAGTACATTACACATTTTAGTGGATCTCTTGGTCAATGGGATGGTCAACGAGTCGTGGCCAAAATGAAGATACATACAAATCTACGTCCAGATGGATATGGAAGTTATGGAAATGGAGATCACGTCCATAACATTACCAACTTTGAGTCACCACCTTTATCTGATGGTGGTGTTGTTGGACTATTTGGAACGCACTCCAAATATCTACACTCAATTGGAGTCTATGGTCAAAAG AACCAGATAATTGAGAAGTATGGGCCTTATGGTTCACAATGTGCAACAAACTGGAGTATCATGCTTGAAGAATGTGAGAGCATCAAAGAAGTAATAATAAGGCATGCCAACATTGTTGATGGGATTGGGTTCGTCATTCTTGACGCAGGCGGCTGTAATACCATCAAAAACGTTATTGGCGGCCTTGGAGGAAAAGTTTCCAAGGTATTCCTATAA